The sequence below is a genomic window from Lolium perenne isolate Kyuss_39 chromosome 4, Kyuss_2.0, whole genome shotgun sequence.
ACACTCTTTGAACAGCAGAAACAATGCTACGGACATACTGACGGGCCATAGCTGCAACACTGTCTTGTAGATGCAGCTCATAAGGGAATTGAAAGGCGATTGTCAGCACAGATCGCACACTACAATTATCTGGAGATGCATCTGAGGCTTGGGTTGCGATGGAGCCCACTTCAAGACTAGATGCCAAATCTAATGTCCTACCAGAGGATACAATGTCCTGCATAAGATATGATGGTTAAAAACTTTATATAGATAATGGAAGAACTTTATTGCTTGCAGACTCTGCATCAAGGATTGACACCAAAGTATGCAGAACCTAAACCACGTGTACTGGAATAGAAGCAATCATTGATGAAAACCAATGAACTGTTATGTAACAGGAAGTAAGAACAAGATTTTTTTCTTTACATTGAAAGGATTTGTGCCAAACAGATTATCATCTAAGAGAAAGGAAAAGTATCACATGAACAATTTTACACTTAACCAGAGTTAAGTTACATAACAAAATTAAGGTCGTCTATGAAACTAATATACATCAATAATACATTGCAGTTTACTGCACCAACACAAACATATAGCAAATAAAGCACATTGTGACCTAAATAAAGCACATGGTTAGAAAGAGAGTAATGTGGGTGGAAATGCTTAACTGTTTTCGTATCAAGTGGTATAACACGAAAACCGGATGAAATCAATGGAGCATCATCTGGAAAATCAGCAATCGGTGCAAAAACAAGCTGGAAGGAGGATCCCACAGATTTCTCATGTATTCCTGTGCAAAGCTGAAATGCCAAAAAGACAAATGGTACATCACGAACTCAGTATAGTATAAACATTTTACCGAATGGCAACCCTTCCAAGTGAAGTAAGGTATAGTAGAAATAGCAGACTTCAAAATCACATTAACCAACTTTCCTCACAAAATCACATTAAGCCAGAACATTTACATTCTTGTAGAAAGCTTTTACTCTACCTAGCAAAATATACAGTATGTGGTAAACCTCTTCGACTGGCTTGGGACATTCTCCCTAGCCTGTAACAAAATGTGTAAACCTCTTAGAAGGCGTGTAACTTCTAGCTTTTCAATAAAATGAAACGCAAAGAAAGCTACTTGGTATAACCAGACAAATATTGGGCCATTGTTAGCTGTTACTTTATAGGCTGGTTTGCTTGCTAACATGCATAGTGAAACAGAGCAAATAATAACAAGCTGTGAACTATTCCCTCTGTCCTGATGGAAGTGGCGTATAATTTGAACTAGGAAGTCCCGTTTTAGGTGGCGCAGGTGACAGAAACGTGCAAATCTTCCTGTTTTGCCCCTGGTCGTGATTTATCTGGGGGAGATTTTTTCGCCGGACACGGATGTGTGGGGCAAGAAAATCCGGTGAGAAacagagcgagagagagagagcatgCAGCGAAGGAAGACTTGCTGAGGGAGAGAAAAGGCATGCAGGGGCCCACCACTTGCTGACACTAGCGTATGAATCAAGTGCTGTTAGTTACTGCTGGTAGTAAAAACTCTTTGAGCGTATTTCAGTCTAGCAAAGCTCCCCACCGCTCGTCCCTTGGTCCACGTGAAAAAAATCTCTGTGCCACTCTCATCAGGACGGAGTGAGGAAAGAGAAAATATAAATTCATCTTATTATTGATGCAGTGATAGCATGATGCTAGTGAACTGTATACATGTCCTCCAAAGAGTTATTTTACTGCCAGCATAAAGTGCAATGTGGTTAAGATTCTCACCTGAAGCATGTCAATATCCCTTGAAAAAAGAACTTCATCATGAGTGAGAGGTTGCCCTTCAAGGCGAACAACTTCAAGAATCTGCACATTTTTTGCTTTTTTCAAGTTAAAGATAACAAAAAATAAAGCATGTGGTACATTTAATATGACAATGCCAATCTAGTGATAAACTAGATAGTTATGTTGTATCGTTCTCCACTATGGCAATGTAACAACATCAGTGAGaatacaataactaatttatgttTACCCTCAAAAAAGTAGTTTACTATTTCGATTCAATAATGGTAATACACTGATACTGTGATACCGGATCACTAACAAATGCAACAGCACAAGCTTTCGACATAAACAACAATAAATATACCTCCTCATTCTCTACTGTGTGAGCAAGTGGCATGATGATCTGGTTCCCAGAAAATCTCATCGGACGCAGCCCAGGGAATGAACATGTGCTTGTTTTCAGTGCCGAAGCCAAATACGCATCCATACTGTAATCAGCCCATTCAGATCTATGCTCCCTCAGAAATCGAATGAGTATCGCCGGTGGGACACTCTACAATATATCAAAATAAAGGATGAAAGATGTAATATAAGGATTTAGCTCCATTGATTTAACAGTTACGGAAAAACAGAAAACAGGCAAACTAGTTTTAAAGCACTCAAACAAGTGTCTATAATATGACTTCTCAAATAGCAATGGTTAAGGAAACAATTAAATCAGAACCCACAAATTGGTGGTCGAATTATAATATCTTAAAACTCATTGAAGTGCATGTGCATGCATGTTGAAGTGCTGAACCACTATTGAAGTTTCATTTTCATTCAAAATAATAAAGATGAACCCTTGCTACATACTAATGAACTAAGGTCGCCATTTACCTGCAGTAGCATCGATGCCTTAGCACATATAGTACCTCCATGGGCTGCAAAAGCATTGCCACCATTGCTGATGTTCCTAATTTTCTTAGTTGAGTTGCAAGCAACAACTACATCTTCAATGCCATCTCCACCCATTATAGACCAACCATCGTCATTGAATCCGCTGATGGCATCATTAAAGCCTCTAAGGAAAAATGTAAACAATGGTGTCAGAAACATGTCAACCAGATGCACACATTAATCGTATGAAGAGTAGAAGTTGATCTAAATTCACCTGCTCAGCCTTTGACTAAAGGTTCTTAGTACCGCAGGTTGCCTCCCCAAGGGATAGACCACCTCACCACTTGTTTCTTGAGCAATTTGTCTGACGTGGCGGAGTGCCTTGATATGTAGGTGCAGTTAGTAATTTTTAGTATTAAGTATAGTGCAGAGAATGAACTCCCAGGATCTCCAAAGACTAAAAATCTTAATCATTTTCACAATATATCAAGCATAAAACTTCAGTTCATTAATAAGTGGTTTCCCGTAGAATGGTGAGTTTGTAATCAGTACCAATGCAACTTCACACACATAGATGGAGTGAACCAACACTCTGTAAGCACTCACCGCAGTAGTCATTTTCTGAGCAACTACCCTAGAAGACGCATAGAGAGGCCGAAGCACTTCAGGAACATTCCATGCCTGAAAGATGAAACCAAATCAAATATTTAATGGATGTCCGACAGAAAAAGTCCTACATCTACGAACATATGGATAGAAAGCAGGGGTCATACCTCAAATTCCAGATGGTCCACTATATgcacaatggaacctccaccttcacaGGGGCGAACTAAATATCCACTTGGAAGCATTTCAGCTCTAACAAACTGCTGTGCAGAAGCTGCACTTGGACCACCCCCAGAACCACTCAAGGATCTCTCACAGACCTTAGTGATGGAAGATATTAGCCATAGGTGATATCATGGCTCGTATTCCTTAGCGGATAGCAAGGAGTGATATCCTAGCTCATATTTAATAGAGTTAAATAAGTAAAACTTAGTGCCCGTGGTCATACGTACCACAAGACTGCCATCTTCCACTATGGTTGTATACCTTAGAGTCCAAAAATCACgtgcagggactaaagttgttgGAGCATACAACTGCAAATAAAAATGAAACATTAGTGTTCACAGCAGGAATCATGTGCATCACTGCATAGGCTGAAGAAACATTAAAAAAATGGTTTAATGCTGACCTGTGTGTAAACAAGTTCAATTGTTCCTCCATTTGCACCTGGTAACACCGTGAAAACT
It includes:
- the LOC127297599 gene encoding homeobox-leucine zipper protein HOX10, with amino-acid sequence MAAAATAMRGGSSDRGGGAGPDSGKYVRYTPEQIEALERVYADCPKPTSSRRQQLLRDCPTLANIEARQIKVWFQNRRCRDKLRKESSRLESVNRKVAAMNKLLMEENERLQKQVSQLVHENAQVRQQLKSSSMPNDTSCESNVTTPQNPPRDASNPSGLLSIAEETLTEFLSKATGTAIDWVQMPGMKPGPDSVGIVAISHGCRGVAARACGLVNLEPTRVVEILKDRPSWFRDCRSLEVFTVLPGANGGTIELVYTQLYAPTTLVPARDFWTLRYTTIVEDGSLVVCERSLSGSGGGPSAASAQQFVRAEMLPSGYLVRPCEGGGSIVHIVDHLEFEAWNVPEVLRPLYASSRVVAQKMTTAALRHVRQIAQETSGEVVYPLGRQPAVLRTFSQRLSRGFNDAISGFNDDGWSIMGGDGIEDVVVACNSTKKIRNISNGGNAFAAHGGTICAKASMLLQSVPPAILIRFLREHRSEWADYSMDAYLASALKTSTCSFPGLRPMRFSGNQIIMPLAHTVENEEILEVVRLEGQPLTHDEVLFSRDIDMLQLCTGIHEKSVGSSFQLVFAPIADFPDDAPLISSGFRVIPLDTKTDIVSSGRTLDLASSLEVGSIATQASDASPDNCSVRSVLTIAFQFPYELHLQDSVAAMARQYVRSIVSAVQRVSIAISPSQSGLNAGQRILSGLPEAETLARWICQSYHFHIGVELLTQSDGAGEQLLKMLWHYQDAILCCSFKEIPVFTFANKAGLDMLETSLVALQDLTLDKIFDESGRKALFSEISKLMEVGHVYLPSGVCMSGMGRHVSFDQAVAWKVLGEDSTVHCLAFCFVNWSFV